The Flavobacterium praedii genome window below encodes:
- a CDS encoding helix-turn-helix domain-containing protein → MNVEKEYIKLIFGLKLKQARTNKDLSLFGLAKITELSKSYLNEIEKGKKYPKTEKIILLAEKLDVSYDHMVSLKLDNNLAPIGEILKSGILKEIPLDLFGIQEADLIDIIANAPAKVNAFISTIIEIAQHYNLTRESFFLASLRSYQEAYNNYFEDLEEKVLLFCKAFHITNTTNISIDELSAILIEEYGYSIKEIVFSEQEELGDLRSIFVPKSRTLLLSLGIDDSQKAFILAKEIAYNFLEITERLYTFSWIKFDNFDQVLNNFYASYFAGALLLPRQHLIDELNVFLSNSNPKPQEMVQLMGKFNVSPESFYQRLTNILPKDFQIKNLFFLRLSHDIGTDTYQIKKELHITNQQEPHANEMNEHYCRRWVSIKTIVESLKQKKAHFFDAQISRYENSNNEYLVFSSATPDPFKKNCLRSISVGILITPSVKKKFKFIEGDSVKKQLVGVTCETCSVKDCLERASPPIHLDRKIRNEKTDVTVQDYMAKYS, encoded by the coding sequence ATGAATGTAGAAAAAGAGTATATCAAGTTGATTTTTGGCCTTAAACTCAAGCAGGCTCGAACAAATAAAGATTTATCATTATTTGGCTTGGCCAAAATAACGGAGCTGTCTAAGTCGTATTTGAATGAAATAGAAAAAGGAAAAAAATATCCAAAAACGGAAAAGATTATTCTTTTGGCAGAGAAATTAGATGTTTCTTACGATCATATGGTGTCCTTAAAACTCGATAATAATCTCGCTCCAATTGGAGAAATATTAAAATCGGGAATTTTAAAAGAGATTCCATTAGATTTATTTGGTATTCAAGAAGCCGATTTAATTGACATTATTGCCAATGCTCCTGCGAAAGTCAATGCCTTTATCAGTACCATTATTGAAATTGCACAACATTATAACTTAACCCGAGAAAGTTTTTTCTTGGCTTCCTTGCGCTCCTATCAAGAAGCGTATAATAATTACTTTGAAGATCTGGAAGAGAAAGTTTTGTTGTTTTGCAAAGCATTTCATATTACAAACACAACCAATATTTCAATTGATGAATTGTCTGCCATCTTAATTGAAGAATATGGATACTCTATAAAAGAAATTGTTTTTTCGGAACAAGAAGAATTGGGGGATTTGAGATCTATTTTTGTACCCAAAAGCAGGACTTTATTGCTTTCATTAGGAATTGACGATTCTCAAAAAGCGTTTATTTTGGCCAAAGAAATTGCATATAATTTTCTTGAAATAACAGAACGTTTGTATACTTTCAGTTGGATCAAATTTGATAATTTCGATCAGGTTCTCAATAATTTTTATGCTTCCTATTTTGCGGGAGCGTTGTTGTTACCAAGACAACATTTGATAGATGAGTTAAATGTGTTTTTATCCAACAGCAATCCAAAGCCTCAAGAAATGGTTCAATTGATGGGAAAATTCAATGTTTCTCCAGAATCTTTCTACCAACGATTGACCAATATACTGCCGAAAGATTTTCAAATAAAGAATCTCTTTTTTCTTCGCTTATCACATGATATTGGAACAGATACCTATCAAATTAAAAAAGAATTACACATTACCAATCAGCAAGAACCTCATGCCAATGAAATGAATGAGCATTATTGCAGAAGATGGGTTTCTATTAAAACAATAGTAGAATCTTTGAAGCAAAAGAAGGCACATTTTTTTGATGCTCAAATTTCTCGTTATGAAAATAGTAATAATGAGTACCTCGTTTTTTCGTCGGCAACACCGGATCCTTTTAAGAAAAATTGTTTGCGCAGTATTTCGGTTGGAATCTTAATTACACCTTCGGTTAAGAAGAAATTCAAATTCATCGAAGGCGATTCGGTAAAAAAACAATTAGTAGGGGTTACTTGCGAAACCTGTTCGGTTAAGGATTGTTTGGAAAGGGCTTCACCTCCAATTCATCTAGATCGCAAAATTAGAAACGAAAAGACGGATGTTACTGTTCAGGACTATATGGCTAAATATAGTTAA
- a CDS encoding hydroxymethylglutaryl-CoA synthase family protein yields the protein MKIGIDAIAFDVAKLHLPIKTLALARNIEPEKLEKGLGLLKMTLPDAHQDTVVFGANALTKLVQDNNIKLEDIARIYVGTESAIDSSKPISSFLISLMEQKFGEGTLSECDVVDFTFACIGGVDAMQNCLDFVQLNPTKKAIVVTTDFAKYDLNSTGEYTQGAGAVAMLIASNPRIITFENHWGVSTKGVFDFFKPYRTVSKQQITGNTNNESWFDNLESEIEIHKDQPVFDGQYSNQCYMDRTRDAYFSFKKLKNTQDTIYHSWKSIVMHLPYAFQGRRMLSEIYALDASTPIISGEETASEYQNKLKEISKSEEYKTFVSEKLQPAEIASSLIGNLYTGSIFMGLLSTLAHFYDSKKEIAAEKFGFLAYGSGSKSKVFEGTIQSEWKSALATVSLFETLENSFEIDFETYEKLHKKEQKQSIQEPKNEWILDRIESEIPNLIGARYYKWVE from the coding sequence ATGAAAATCGGAATTGATGCAATAGCTTTTGATGTTGCCAAATTACACTTACCCATAAAAACATTAGCACTTGCTAGAAACATAGAACCTGAGAAACTCGAAAAAGGATTGGGCCTATTAAAAATGACTTTGCCAGATGCGCACCAAGATACCGTAGTGTTTGGAGCCAATGCCTTGACAAAATTAGTCCAAGACAATAACATAAAATTAGAAGATATTGCCCGAATATACGTTGGTACCGAAAGTGCTATTGACAGTTCAAAACCCATAAGTTCTTTCTTGATTTCCCTGATGGAACAAAAATTTGGAGAAGGTACTTTGTCAGAATGTGATGTGGTTGATTTTACTTTTGCCTGCATTGGAGGTGTTGATGCGATGCAAAACTGCCTTGATTTTGTTCAACTTAATCCAACCAAAAAAGCGATAGTTGTTACGACTGATTTTGCCAAATACGACTTAAATTCTACAGGCGAATACACACAAGGCGCAGGTGCAGTGGCGATGCTGATTGCTTCAAACCCAAGAATTATTACTTTTGAAAATCACTGGGGCGTAAGTACAAAAGGTGTTTTTGATTTTTTCAAACCATACAGAACAGTTTCAAAACAACAGATCACAGGAAATACAAATAATGAATCTTGGTTTGACAATTTAGAAAGCGAAATTGAAATCCACAAAGACCAACCCGTTTTTGATGGTCAATACTCCAATCAGTGCTATATGGATCGAACTAGAGATGCTTATTTTTCATTCAAGAAATTAAAAAACACCCAAGATACTATTTACCATTCCTGGAAAAGTATTGTAATGCATTTGCCTTACGCTTTTCAAGGCCGAAGAATGTTGTCTGAAATATACGCTTTGGACGCTTCAACTCCGATTATTTCAGGAGAAGAAACCGCTTCTGAATACCAGAACAAATTAAAAGAAATCAGCAAATCCGAGGAGTACAAAACATTCGTTTCCGAAAAATTACAACCTGCAGAAATCGCGTCTTCTTTGATTGGAAACTTATATACTGGTTCAATTTTTATGGGATTACTTTCTACTTTGGCGCATTTTTATGATTCCAAAAAAGAAATTGCAGCCGAAAAATTTGGCTTTCTTGCTTATGGAAGTGGCTCTAAATCAAAAGTTTTCGAAGGCACTATTCAATCCGAATGGAAATCAGCTCTAGCTACTGTTTCTCTTTTTGAAACACTGGAAAATAGCTTTGAAATTGATTTTGAAACTTATGAAAAATTACACAAAAAGGAACAAAAACAAAGCATTCAAGAACCCAAAAACGAATGGATTCTGGATCGAATTGAAAGCGAAATACCAAATTTAATTGGAGCCCGCTATTACAAATGGGTTGAGTAA
- a CDS encoding succinate dehydrogenase cytochrome b subunit — translation MAKSAILKSSIAKKVAMALSGLFLIMFLSLHVFINFVSVFSADAFNAMSHFMGYNPLIQFVMQPILVAGVIFHFVMGFVLELKNRSARPVAYAKYDGAANASWASRNMIISGLVVLAFLGLHFYDFWVQEIAYKYCLGNPIDETRYYGELVHKFESPVRTGLYSIAFLLLSVHLWHGFTSSLQSIGFDNKIGKSLHKICYAFAIIVPFGFIFIALFHHFNN, via the coding sequence ATGGCAAAATCTGCAATATTGAAGTCGTCTATAGCTAAAAAAGTAGCTATGGCGCTTTCAGGACTTTTTTTGATTATGTTTCTATCGCTACACGTTTTTATTAATTTCGTTTCGGTTTTTAGTGCCGATGCTTTTAATGCGATGTCACATTTTATGGGTTACAATCCGTTAATCCAATTTGTAATGCAACCCATCTTGGTTGCTGGAGTAATTTTTCACTTTGTTATGGGATTCGTTCTTGAATTGAAAAACAGAAGTGCTAGACCTGTTGCTTATGCAAAATATGATGGTGCTGCAAACGCATCATGGGCTTCTAGAAATATGATTATTTCCGGTTTAGTTGTGTTGGCTTTTTTAGGTTTGCATTTCTATGACTTTTGGGTTCAAGAAATAGCATACAAATATTGTTTAGGGAATCCTATAGATGAAACTCGTTATTATGGCGAATTGGTTCATAAATTTGAAAGCCCAGTTCGTACAGGTTTATACAGTATTGCTTTCTTGTTATTATCCGTTCACCTTTGGCATGGATTTACTTCTTCTTTGCAATCAATAGGATTCGATAATAAAATCGGAAAATCACTGCATAAAATCTGCTATGCTTTTGCAATTATAGTTCCTTTTGGATTTATTTTCATTGCACTATTTCATCATTTTAATAATTAA
- a CDS encoding fumarate reductase/succinate dehydrogenase flavoprotein subunit yields MKLDSKIPEGHISQKWTDYKDHLKLVAPNNRPKIDIIVVGTGLAGASAAASFAEMGYNVKAFCYQDSPRRAHSIAAQGGINAAKNYQNDGDSTFRLFYDTIKGGDYRAREANVHRLAEVSGNIIDQCVAQGVPFARDYGGYLDNRSFGGTQVQRTFYAAGQTGQQLLLGAYSSLSRQIGLGKVDMYNRHEMLELVKVNGKARGIIARNLITGELERHSAHAVIIATGGYGNVYFLSTNAMGSNVTAGWKVHKQGALFANPCYVQIHPTCIPVHGTNQSKLTLMSESLRNSGRIWVPKKKEDAEAIRAGKMKPTQIAEADRDYYLERKYPAFGNLVPRDVASRAAKEVCDAGHGIEANDTNEGVYLDFSTEIQSKGKQTAYAKGNHNPSQEEILSLGKKWLEEKYGNLFTMYQKITDENPYETPMKIYPAVHYTMGGVWVDYNLQSTIPGCFVAGEANFSDHGANRLGASALMQGLADGYFVLPYTVSDYLADDIRTGKISTDLPEFVEAEKNVKDSIDKFLSNNGTKTVDHFHKRLGLIMWNKVGMGRNEKGLQEAITEIAALKEEFYKEVYVPGSADELNPELEKALRVADFIELGQLMAIDGLQRKESCGGHFREEYQDAEGETLRDDENFKFVGAWEYKGDDISKEELHKEELKYEFIKIAARNYK; encoded by the coding sequence ATGAAACTAGATTCTAAAATACCTGAAGGTCACATTTCACAAAAATGGACTGATTATAAAGATCACTTAAAGTTGGTTGCTCCAAACAACCGACCAAAAATAGATATTATCGTAGTAGGAACGGGATTGGCGGGTGCTTCAGCAGCAGCGTCTTTTGCCGAAATGGGTTATAATGTAAAAGCATTTTGTTATCAAGATTCTCCACGTCGTGCGCACTCAATCGCTGCGCAAGGAGGAATCAATGCTGCAAAAAATTATCAAAATGACGGTGATAGTACGTTCCGTTTATTTTATGATACAATCAAAGGAGGAGATTACAGAGCACGTGAAGCAAACGTTCACCGTTTAGCCGAAGTTTCTGGAAATATTATTGACCAATGTGTGGCTCAAGGTGTTCCTTTTGCTCGTGATTACGGTGGATATTTAGATAACCGTTCTTTTGGAGGAACTCAAGTACAACGTACTTTTTATGCAGCAGGTCAAACAGGTCAACAATTGTTATTGGGAGCGTATTCCTCTTTGTCTAGACAAATTGGTTTAGGTAAAGTTGATATGTACAACCGTCACGAAATGTTAGAATTGGTAAAAGTAAACGGTAAAGCTAGAGGTATCATTGCTCGTAACTTAATTACCGGTGAATTAGAAAGACATTCTGCTCATGCTGTAATTATTGCAACTGGAGGATATGGAAACGTTTACTTTCTTTCTACCAATGCAATGGGATCAAATGTAACTGCTGGTTGGAAAGTGCACAAACAAGGCGCTTTGTTTGCAAATCCTTGTTACGTTCAAATTCACCCAACTTGTATTCCTGTTCACGGTACCAATCAATCTAAATTAACTTTAATGTCTGAGTCCTTAAGAAACTCTGGACGTATTTGGGTACCAAAGAAAAAAGAAGATGCTGAAGCTATTCGTGCTGGTAAAATGAAACCAACTCAAATCGCAGAAGCAGATAGAGATTATTATTTAGAAAGAAAATATCCAGCATTTGGTAACTTAGTACCTCGTGATGTGGCTTCAAGAGCAGCAAAAGAAGTTTGCGACGCAGGTCATGGTATCGAAGCTAATGATACCAATGAAGGAGTTTATTTGGATTTCTCTACAGAAATTCAATCTAAAGGAAAACAAACGGCTTACGCCAAAGGAAATCATAATCCTTCTCAAGAAGAAATTCTTTCATTAGGAAAAAAATGGTTAGAGGAGAAATACGGTAACTTGTTTACAATGTACCAAAAAATCACGGATGAGAATCCTTATGAAACTCCAATGAAAATTTATCCTGCTGTTCACTATACCATGGGAGGTGTTTGGGTAGATTATAATTTACAATCAACTATTCCAGGTTGTTTCGTTGCAGGAGAAGCGAATTTCTCTGATCACGGAGCGAATCGTTTAGGAGCTTCTGCTTTGATGCAAGGATTAGCCGATGGGTATTTTGTATTGCCATACACTGTTTCAGATTATTTGGCAGATGATATTCGTACTGGAAAAATCTCTACAGATTTACCAGAATTCGTTGAAGCTGAAAAAAATGTAAAAGATTCAATTGATAAATTCTTATCTAATAATGGAACAAAAACGGTGGATCATTTCCACAAACGTTTAGGTTTAATTATGTGGAATAAAGTAGGAATGGGTCGTAATGAAAAAGGTTTGCAAGAAGCTATTACTGAAATTGCTGCTTTAAAAGAAGAATTCTACAAAGAGGTGTACGTTCCAGGAAGTGCAGATGAATTAAATCCAGAATTGGAAAAAGCACTTCGTGTTGCCGATTTCATTGAATTAGGACAATTAATGGCTATCGACGGATTACAACGTAAAGAGTCTTGTGGAGGTCACTTCCGTGAAGAATACCAAGATGCCGAAGGAGAAACACTTCGTGATGATGAAAACTTTAAATTTGTTGGTGCTTGGGAGTACAAAGGAGATGACATCAGCAAAGAAGAGCTTCACAAAGAAGAATTGAAATATGAATTTATCAAAATAGCCGCAAGAAATTACAAATAA
- a CDS encoding succinate dehydrogenase/fumarate reductase iron-sulfur subunit has protein sequence MSAAKNINITLKIWRQKNSKEKGSMESYKLDNVSTASSFLEMLDQLNEQLVNERKEPIAFDHDCREGICGMCSLYINGRAHGPDTGITTCQLHMRMFNDGDTIVVEPWRSVAFPVIKDLVVDRTAFERIQQAGGFVSVNTSGNTIDANTILVPKDDADKAFEAAACIGCGACVATCKNGSAMLFVGAKVSQYALLPQGKVEATNRVLNMVRQMDEEGFGNCTNTGACEIECPKGISLENIARMNREYLSASLK, from the coding sequence ATGAGTGCAGCAAAAAATATCAATATAACCCTTAAAATTTGGCGTCAAAAAAACTCCAAAGAAAAAGGGAGCATGGAAAGTTATAAATTAGATAATGTTTCTACTGCTAGTTCATTTTTGGAAATGTTAGACCAATTGAACGAACAATTAGTAAACGAAAGAAAAGAACCAATTGCCTTTGACCACGATTGTCGTGAAGGTATTTGCGGAATGTGTTCTTTATACATCAATGGGCGTGCTCACGGACCAGACACTGGGATCACAACTTGTCAATTGCACATGAGAATGTTCAATGACGGTGATACTATTGTAGTGGAACCATGGAGAAGTGTTGCTTTTCCGGTGATCAAAGATTTAGTGGTAGATAGAACTGCTTTTGAAAGAATTCAACAAGCTGGTGGATTCGTTTCAGTGAATACTTCTGGAAACACAATCGATGCCAATACTATTTTAGTACCCAAAGATGATGCAGACAAAGCTTTTGAAGCGGCAGCTTGTATCGGTTGTGGTGCTTGTGTAGCTACTTGTAAAAACGGATCAGCAATGTTATTTGTTGGAGCAAAAGTTTCGCAATATGCATTATTGCCACAAGGAAAAGTAGAAGCTACAAACCGTGTATTAAACATGGTACGTCAAATGGACGAAGAAGGTTTTGGTAACTGTACCAATACCGGAGCTTGTGAAATTGAATGTCCTAAGGGAATTTCATTGGAGAATATTGCTCGTATGAATAGAGAATATTTATCAGCAAGTTTGAAATAG
- a CDS encoding nitrilase family protein yields the protein MKIALVQSALSWENPEKNRKKLGEKINAITESIDLIILPEMFTSGFTMQPNIVAETMQGETIIWLKQLAKDKNCAITGSLVISENGNFYNRLVFVFPTGEIQFYNKKHLFTLAGEDEVYTAGDKKLIVEYNGWKICPLICYDLRFPVFARNVEEYDVLLYVANWPKVRINAWDALLKARAIENMSYVVGVNRIGEDANKFEYNGHSQVVNFLGEYTLEPIETKGVFIVELNKAELLLARKKFSFLNDQDAFVLK from the coding sequence ATGAAAATCGCACTCGTACAATCGGCATTGTCCTGGGAAAACCCAGAAAAGAATCGAAAAAAACTTGGTGAGAAAATCAATGCTATTACCGAAAGTATTGATTTAATTATACTACCCGAAATGTTTACTTCGGGCTTCACCATGCAACCCAATATTGTTGCCGAAACGATGCAAGGAGAAACGATTATTTGGTTAAAACAGTTGGCAAAAGACAAAAATTGTGCCATTACAGGAAGTTTGGTTATTTCTGAAAATGGTAATTTCTATAACCGATTGGTCTTTGTTTTTCCAACAGGTGAAATTCAATTTTACAACAAAAAACACTTATTTACACTGGCAGGAGAAGATGAAGTTTATACTGCTGGTGACAAAAAATTAATTGTAGAATATAACGGATGGAAAATTTGTCCGTTAATTTGTTATGATTTACGTTTTCCTGTTTTTGCTAGAAACGTCGAAGAATATGATGTGTTGCTTTATGTTGCCAATTGGCCAAAAGTACGAATCAATGCTTGGGATGCTTTGCTAAAAGCACGTGCTATAGAAAACATGAGTTATGTCGTTGGAGTCAATAGAATTGGTGAAGATGCCAACAAATTTGAATATAATGGTCATTCCCAAGTAGTCAATTTCTTGGGAGAATATACGTTGGAACCGATAGAAACTAAAGGTGTTTTTATTGTCGAATTAAATAAAGCAGAGTTGTTATTAGCTAGAAAAAAATTTAGTTTTTTAAACGATCAAGATGCTTTTGTGTTAAAATGA
- a CDS encoding Ig-like domain-containing protein, producing the protein MFKNIFKYIPFLLLLFFMSCAKRGSITGGAKDTIAPTLKSSFPENYSIKFQGNKIKLVFDENIKLKDLNKQLIISPPMKNEPLIIPTTPTKNLTITLKDTLLPNTTYSLNFGQSIADNNEGNPYNQFKYVFSTGDYIDSLALGGKVKDAYDKEVASFVSIMLYEANEKFNDSTIYKENPRYVTNTLDSLKTFRLENLKAGKYFLIALKDNNKNNKFNPKSDRIGFNKQIVTIPNDTVFELELFKEDLPFKAIKPAQASGNRLIMGYEGKNYTQETKPKITLKSKGDILPTIVTKIAKKDSLQIWFKPLKVDSLSLNVVKDNYKKDFTFKIKKQKNDTLTLKAVQSGVLNFRDRFTLESNTPLVKFDKSKIKLIDKDSAAVNFTTAYDEYTQELYIDFKIEEAQKYNLKMMPGAVTDFFEKTNDTISFSTSTRNRADYGNLILSLKNVKRFPVIIQLTDEKGTIVKATEYTDSKTEIEFNLLEPFLYTLRAIYDDNKNKQWDTGSYLEKKQAEEVIYLSKEVDVRTNWDVTQTFDLSIPYTPEPKKKKEKEKKKSSSF; encoded by the coding sequence ATGTTCAAAAACATTTTTAAATATATTCCTTTTTTACTCTTGCTTTTTTTTATGAGTTGTGCAAAAAGGGGTTCTATAACTGGCGGTGCAAAAGATACTATTGCACCAACTTTGAAATCTAGTTTTCCTGAAAATTATTCGATTAAATTTCAAGGCAATAAAATTAAACTTGTTTTTGATGAAAATATCAAACTTAAAGATCTAAACAAGCAGTTGATTATTTCGCCTCCGATGAAGAATGAACCCTTAATCATTCCGACAACTCCAACAAAGAATCTTACTATTACATTAAAAGACACCTTACTTCCTAATACAACTTATAGCTTGAATTTTGGACAGAGTATTGCTGATAATAACGAGGGAAATCCGTACAACCAATTCAAATATGTGTTTTCTACAGGCGATTATATTGATTCATTGGCACTGGGCGGAAAAGTAAAAGATGCCTACGATAAAGAAGTTGCTTCTTTTGTGTCGATTATGCTTTATGAAGCTAATGAAAAATTTAATGATTCTACTATTTACAAAGAAAACCCTAGATATGTTACCAATACTTTAGACAGTTTAAAAACGTTTCGACTGGAGAATCTAAAAGCGGGTAAATATTTCCTGATTGCTTTGAAAGACAACAATAAAAATAACAAATTCAATCCTAAATCAGATCGAATTGGGTTTAACAAACAAATTGTGACCATCCCCAATGATACTGTTTTTGAACTGGAATTATTCAAGGAAGATTTGCCATTTAAAGCTATAAAACCCGCCCAAGCGTCTGGAAACAGACTAATTATGGGCTACGAAGGCAAGAATTATACCCAAGAAACGAAACCTAAAATAACATTAAAAAGCAAAGGCGACATATTACCAACAATTGTAACAAAAATAGCCAAAAAAGACTCTTTACAAATCTGGTTTAAACCGTTGAAAGTCGATTCTCTTTCCTTAAATGTTGTAAAAGATAATTACAAAAAGGATTTTACTTTTAAAATCAAAAAACAAAAAAACGATACTTTGACACTCAAAGCAGTACAAAGTGGCGTATTGAATTTTAGAGACCGATTTACATTGGAATCCAATACACCATTGGTGAAATTTGATAAATCCAAAATAAAACTTATTGATAAAGATTCGGCAGCAGTCAACTTTACAACAGCATATGATGAATACACTCAAGAATTATATATTGATTTTAAAATTGAAGAAGCACAGAAATACAATTTGAAAATGATGCCAGGTGCTGTTACTGATTTTTTTGAAAAAACAAATGACACCATATCATTTAGCACCAGTACAAGAAATCGTGCTGATTACGGGAATCTTATTTTGAGTTTGAAAAACGTAAAACGTTTCCCAGTTATCATTCAATTGACGGATGAAAAAGGCACCATAGTCAAAGCAACTGAGTATACAGACAGTAAAACAGAAATAGAATTCAATCTTCTTGAGCCTTTTTTATATACCCTTCGAGCGATTTATGATGACAATAAAAATAAACAATGGGATACTGGAAGTTATCTTGAAAAAAAACAGGCCGAAGAAGTGATCTATCTTTCGAAGGAGGTAGATGTAAGAACAAATTGGGATGTCACGCAAACATTTGATTTGAGTATTCCATATACTCCAGAACCGAAAAAGAAAAAAGAAAAAGAAAAAAAGAAATCTAGTTCATTTTAA
- a CDS encoding 6-pyruvoyl trahydropterin synthase family protein produces the protein MSNIRITKQFNFETGHALYGYDGKCKNVHGHSYKLSVTVIGKPITDRNNVKYGMVIDFSDLKKIVKEEIVDQFDHATVFNETTPHIELANELKNRGHHVILVDYQPTSENMVVDFSQRIIRRLPKNIQLFSLKLQETESSFAEWFASDNQ, from the coding sequence ATGAGCAATATTAGAATCACCAAACAATTTAATTTTGAAACCGGTCACGCTTTATACGGTTATGACGGGAAATGTAAAAATGTTCACGGTCATAGTTACAAATTATCGGTTACAGTTATCGGTAAACCAATTACGGATCGGAATAATGTAAAGTATGGAATGGTCATTGATTTTTCGGATCTAAAAAAAATTGTCAAAGAAGAAATAGTCGATCAATTTGATCACGCTACCGTTTTCAATGAGACAACTCCTCATATCGAATTGGCAAACGAATTAAAAAATCGCGGACATCATGTAATATTGGTAGACTATCAACCCACAAGCGAAAACATGGTAGTCGATTTTTCTCAAAGAATTATTCGAAGATTACCTAAAAATATTCAATTATTTTCTTTGAAATTACAAGAAACCGAATCGTCATTTGCCGAGTGGTTTGCCAGCGACAATCAATAA
- a CDS encoding UDP-2,3-diacylglucosamine diphosphatase, which yields MQLSNHKKIYFASDQHFGAPTPELSFPREQKFVAWLDEVKQDAEAIFLLGDLFDFWFEYKTVVPKGFVRILGKLAEIRDSGIPIYFFVGNHDLWMSDYFETELNIPVYHDNQEYIFGNKTFLIGHGDGKGPGDMGYKRMKKVFTNPFSKWLFRWLHPDIGVKLAQYLSVKNKLISGAEDVKFLGEENEWLMLYAKRKLETKHYNYFVFGHRHLPMIKSVGENSEYVNLGDWISYFTYGVFDGETFEVKKY from the coding sequence ATGCAATTATCAAACCATAAAAAAATCTATTTCGCTTCCGATCAACATTTTGGAGCGCCAACTCCTGAACTTAGTTTTCCTAGAGAACAAAAGTTTGTAGCTTGGCTCGATGAAGTCAAACAGGATGCCGAAGCTATTTTTCTTTTAGGTGATTTATTTGATTTTTGGTTCGAGTATAAAACCGTTGTTCCCAAAGGCTTTGTTCGAATTTTAGGAAAATTGGCCGAAATTCGTGACAGCGGTATTCCTATTTATTTCTTTGTAGGCAACCACGATTTATGGATGTCCGATTATTTTGAAACAGAATTGAATATTCCTGTTTACCACGACAATCAAGAATATATTTTTGGAAATAAAACTTTTCTAATAGGGCATGGCGATGGAAAAGGACCAGGTGATATGGGATACAAACGCATGAAAAAAGTATTTACCAATCCCTTTTCAAAATGGCTTTTTAGATGGCTACACCCCGATATTGGAGTAAAATTGGCACAATACCTTTCAGTAAAAAACAAACTTATTTCTGGAGCTGAAGATGTTAAATTTTTAGGTGAAGAAAACGAATGGCTGATGCTTTATGCCAAACGAAAATTGGAAACAAAGCATTATAACTATTTTGTTTTTGGCCACCGTCACTTACCAATGATTAAATCAGTAGGCGAAAATTCTGAATACGTTAATCTTGGGGATTGGATCAGTTATTTTACCTACGGAGTTTTTGATGGAGAAACATTTGAGGTCAAAAAGTATTAA